A DNA window from Macrobrachium rosenbergii isolate ZJJX-2024 chromosome 41, ASM4041242v1, whole genome shotgun sequence contains the following coding sequences:
- the Hey gene encoding hairy/enhancer-of-split related with YRPW motif protein, with amino-acid sequence MKRTLSESDCDDIYSADEKDEECGSSGGGGGGGGGVSRKRRRGIIEKRRRDRINNSLSELRRLVPAAFEKQGSAKLEKAEILQMTVDHLKMLHTKGLDALAYDPNKFAMDYHNIGFRECAAEVARYLVTIEGMDIQDPLRLRLMSHLQCYAAQRDLANKQAASSWGWGSPQPPPPPTASTYTPGSSLSGSSLSGTSLSGSSLPGSSLSGFQGHVLSPHGTAAPAPAPHHHPPSVPHHVPTGLDQSHGMSAFSAPSTSVHQEVGPTSTCLGTQGASRVPSTGAGAPHVPPVSMATAGTQHTNYHLNLNAHTFPANPSSNLPNLSLSNPGTLNPTGYNPSLQGSTSGVKPYRPWGAEIAY; translated from the exons ATGAAGAGAACTTTGAGTGAGAGTGACTGCGATGACATATACTCCGCAGACGAGAAAGA CGAGGAATGCGGCAGCAGCggcggagggggaggaggaggcggaggcgtCTCCCGCAAGCGGCGACGCGGCATCATCGAGAAGAGGCGGCGCGACCGCATCAACAACTCGCTGTCGGAGCTGCGGCGCCTCGTCCCGGCCGCCTTCGAGAAGCAGGGCTCGGCCAAGCTGGAGAAGGCCGAGATCCTGCAGATGACCGTCGACCATCTCAAGATGCTCCACACCAAAG GCCTGGACGCCCTTGCCTACGACCCGAACAAATTCGCCATGGACTACCACAACATCGGCTTCCGGGAATGCGCGGCGGAGGTCGCCAGGTACCTGGTGACCATCGAGGGAATGGACATCCAGGACCCGCTGCGCCTGCGCCTCATGAGTCACCTGCAGTGCTACGCCGCCCAGAGGGACCTCGCCAACAAGCAGGCGGCTTCCTCCTGGGGGTGGGGCTCGccccagcctcctcctcctcctacggcGTCGACCTACACCCCCGGGTCTTCCCTCTCAGGATCTTCTCTCTCGGGGACTTCGCTCTCCGGATCCTCGCTTCCGGGGTCTTCCCTCTCGGGATTCCAGGGGCACGTCCTCTCCCCCCACGGCACCGCCGCCCCGGCACCCGCGCCCCACCACCACCCGCCTAGCGTGCCACACCACGTTCCCACAGGGTTAGACCAAAGCCACGGCATGTCAGCCTTCAGCGCCCCGTCGACGAGCGTTCACCAAGAGGTAGGACCCACGAGCACCTGCCTGGGGACGCAAGGGGCGTCGAGAGTGCCGAGTACGGGGGCGGGGGCGCCCCACGTGCCGCCCGTGAGCATGGCCACGGCTGGTACCCAGCACACGAACTACCACCTGAATCTGAATGCGCACACGTTCCCCGCCAATCCCTCCTCCAACCTGCCCAATCTCAGCCTCTCGAACCCGGGGACTCTAAATCCTACAGGATACAATCCTTCCTTGCAAGGAAGCACGTCCGGCGTCAAGCCTTACAGGCCTTGGGGCGCCGAGATAGCTTATTAA